From Cyprinus carpio isolate SPL01 chromosome A18, ASM1834038v1, whole genome shotgun sequence:
CTCAGTCCGCAAATGACTGCAGAGCAGTGAATGAGAGGTGGAGATGTTAAAAGAGAGTATGTGAGAGGACAGATAGAACAAATACCCAGGTACCCCAGGGTGAAGACTATTGTGCATTTTGGAAAAGGATGACTAGACGTATGCCGCTGGCTGGTGTTGTTCTTGCAAATGTTCCAGATATTTTACTGCGTGTTCAGAACAACAACATGTTCAGAAGTGAAACAACGCCTAATGTAATAGATGTCACAtactgcatgctttttaaaaagaagCATTAAAGGCCTATCATTCACTTACTTTAGAGTGTggaattcagttttattttttttattttatttatttatttatttatttatttttttaaagtgactcAATGAACAGACAGTAATTGCATACTATATACAGTAGTGTTcaaaagttgttattattattattattattattattactttttaaacattaaattacttgaattaatacttttattcagtaagggtgtgttcaattgatcaaaagtgacagcaaagacttttacagtgttacaaatgaatagtcaaataaatactgttcttttaactttctattcatgaaagaatcctttGACAAATAGAAATATTAAGCTGAGCAGCTGTTTTCACATTGATAAAAATAGGAAatgtgaatgatttctgaaggatcatgtgacactaaagactggagtcgGAAaataagctttgccatcactggaataaatcacgatgtaaaatgcattaaaattgtctaattttaaattgtaataatttcacaattttactgtttttttttttaaattctgctgACCCCCAACTTTTGAATTCTAGTGAATTGTAGTTAACTAATTTCTGTCTCTTtagattattgcattatttacatCCTCTAAATAATTATTGGATGTAGGattcatgatatttttttttataatctagaACATTTTTGTGCTTTCGCATGGTctgttaaaaactatttattttaaagagagtCATAAAAAATTATGCCACACAACTTAAAGCTTTCATTCTTTTAATAAGGCTTCATTCTTCGTTACAATATCAGGAGAATTGTATCACCCTGGCATTTGATAACTGGCACAAACAATCTAGGGCATAAATTCAGATAGCATGTAGCAGGTTTGgaattcatgaaaatgtatttaaaaacatgctcatcatatAAGAGTTGTAATCAAGTCATTGAATGggtaaactgcatttttttatatacatttaaagagaCTTATTAAAagagatttcactttttttcaattcAGGAATCTGTTCACCTTTAGAAAGGGGAGGGGTTTTTGAAGTGTGTCTGTTGTGGTAATCTGGGCCATGCTGTTAGTGTCTAATGTGAATCAATGAGCCAGTGAGAGTTAGTAGACTCTATTGATCTTGACAAAACAAACAAGAGTGGCTTAAGTCAGTGCCCTTCTATGCTTGAGTCCTTTACTGtttgaataaaaattacaaaaagcgcATGTACACAGTTTATTACGCTGTGAAAGTGTCAAATTAAAGAAAGAATCAAAGAATCTTCTGGAAATAAATAACTGCCAGGAAATCAGTTTTCCATAGTAGCTACAGTAATATAACCCCACTCAGCGTTCACCAAATATAAGCTTAATGTTTCtgataaatcattattattacaaaggGCAACAGTGGCATGCCGTAGCAGGATTTAACTTAAGATGAGTGATGTTTTCACACCTAAATTCTCTGTAACTACAGCAGCTTTTGACAAGTGTGTGGGACAAGTTCTTCTGCCAGCTGGTGAGTCGAAACTGATTGTATTAAGACAAAGAACTGATTGGCCCATCAAAAACTGTACAAAGAGCAGATGCATTACTAATGAACATCTGTTGTTTTTTCAGAGGGTGAAAGTTTAACAAAACATGTCTTATGTGATTCATATATATGCATGACTATGTATCGCTCTAACTAAATACATATCTATACagacaaataacaaatacaaataaaacaaaaaaaaaaaaacacaaacaacacaagacaatacaaacacacatgcatgaaacctaattcacgtacacacaaaaaaaaattcacgtgcgttaaaaaaaatatatattcacaaaaagcaattcacatgcgcaaaacaaaaatatatattcataaaatacatttcacaaatgcaaaacacaatttgtagatatacaactgtgcacaaaaaacctttgaatgtttaaaatgtacgagtgtctgaatgtacaaatcgtcatttactacgaatccactcggatttgtgtgtgtgtgtgtttttgagactttcctggcagagctctcttcccacgtgggtctgtcgtactctttagccaatcagatgcgagcttaccattcaaccaatcatatcataagccactgagagtgcattcaaggagcacgattctgcgcaccttttgcgcaatatggattaattagaacggaaattaagcctttacatcagtaatcccatagacagtaaaagaaatggacacagcgacccaattggaactcaattgagacaagtgacgcgtttctgacgcgcagactcaaactaagcttgatgacgtcagcaacctgtctgacatatttaaatcttctagtagctgtgcgtgcaaactgccatcgttaatcttgcagagacggcgagctagagcggggagttctttggcgtgagtgagcaggagtgagtattctgattaattattttgtatagtattttaaaatgtaacgccagggcttctatgggcttctctcttgacgtctccccgattgcctgggagcttctgaatgcactctcggtggcttatgatatgattggttgaatggtaaactcgcatctgattggctaaagagtacgacagacccacgtgggaagagagctctgccaggaaagcctcaaaaacacacacacacaaatccgagtgaaATCGTAGTAAAttacgatttgtacattcagacactcgtacattttaaacattcaaaggtttttgtgcacagttgtatatctacgaattgtgttttgcatttgtgaaatgtattttatgaatatataattttattttgcgcatgtgaattgctttttgtaaatatatatatttttttcatgcacgtgaattttttttgtgtgtaggtgaattaggtttcatgcatgtgaaattgtttacgcatgttggaatcgtgttttttgcgtgaattatatttgagactcaTCTGTCTCCATACATAGCCCACATATCTATATTTTCCCAAGTGTTAGGGCTTAATCAGCATGTGAAAGTTGGCTCTAATGTTTTTTGCCTGGGGGTCATACCTCTTCATTCAACGGCCTTCAGCAAGCCATTAATTATACTAGTATAAAGAAGGGGTTGCTGCAACAGAGGTCTGACATGGACAGCAGACTTCTTCATAAATCACAAAGGGCGTTTCTCTGTGTTAAATGGAATGTAGGCAGATTTTGAACTGGAGGTGTTGGAATGCTTCAAAAATGTTCACCAGAAATGTTTGAATGTTAAGAAATGTTTGAATCAGATATGCTGATTGAATCTGATTTACCCCCTTTTCATTCAGGCTGTGTGTTGAATGAACTGGAGGTCACACAAACGGAAACGCAAACACCATGAATTCCCAGGGCAGCTTTGGCAGCAACTTCCTTTGTAAGTATTTCAGTACACTAGCAATGTTTGTTTCCTTTGTACATACTAGGCAATGTAGAGTAGGACAAGATGCAGCAGTTATAACATGTCAAAGCATGCTAATATTTCCGTGAGTGTCTTCAAAATGGCATATAATGTGCTACATAGTTCTGGACTGGAGTGGCTTGTTAAATCCTGTTGGGTGTTTACTCAGTGTTTGTGTACATTGTAGTTCAGTCCATCAACGACGACCTGAACGCGTCTTTGGCCACAGCAGATGAGCTGTCACGGGAATTCAGCTCTCTCATGTCAGAAGCCACTCCTGTCGTGCAAACTACTACTTCAGAGGTACAGAACACAAGACTGAGCCATATTAGTATTGACAATTATGAGATCTATAAAAGCCTAGAACCACAGGCTGATAGTCTCAGAACTGTATTTCAGTAGTCGGTATTTCAAGCAGCAATAATAATAGCATCTCAAAGCAACATGAACACTTCTTTTAATCATAATTCATGCAATTGTATGACTTCATGTTAACTGGGAGACTATTTTACttgtaaaaatctatattttatttcacacaacAGGACTGTTTAAATGAACtacaaaacataatacaaaaaaattacagggttctaaaatatatgtattttttttaaaactgcaatcAAATCAtaatttgtcattaattattatctttaaataatgtaaatcaaTTAAGAGTTTCCATCTACATTGCACAGTTTTAGATGGtgcaaatatattgttttagtgtattttgttttCCTTGTTCTTTTTATTGTAGAGTTTTGGTCCCAAACcccagagcagcagcagcagcagcagcagcaatggCAAAGACAGTTTGAAGAGTGCAAACAAGAATGGAAAAGAAAGCATCAGTACAAGCTTCTCCTTTTCCCAGAGCTCCACAAGTAGCCTAAGCTCAGAGCCCACCATCAGCAGGAAAGAATCCAACCCTGACTTTGCTCCTGCTGTCACATTTCGATCTTCATCTCCTTCACCTCAACAAGACAGTATGAAATTTATGCCTTCATCTCCTAGTCCTCTAATCCAGCAGCATTCCTCTTTTACAAACCGTAAAGACTCGGATTCACGATATACCTTCGACCAAAAGACTCCCCCTGGGTCTCCAAATACAAAGAGACGAGTGGTGCAGATGCCGCTGAGGCCTCAAGATCGAAGCACCAGAGGATCATTGGGCTATGGGGAACTCTCCAGCCCttcttttgaaaacaaaacatctcGCAGCTTGCTGCTGCCCACACCTATCCCCGTGTCTTCGGGTCCCAGGTCTCCAAGGTTGGATCGAGCACCTTCTCCTCAGCCTTTGAGTCAACCAGCAGCTAGTACACTACCACGCAACTTCCAGCCATTCAGACCCTTGGGTAACtgggaacctttccattgcacaaaacattttttgaagttgaaaaaggttctttagattattaaaatgttattcacatttagaataaaaaataaaaaaattatgaactgTTTAATGAAAAGTTATTTGGGGAATCttaaatggttcttctatggcatttgctgcaaaaaaaaaaaaaaaaaagtttcttggaAGCTTTATATTTAATAGTATACAGTTGGATCCAAAGGTCTTTGGTTGGTAGTAAAGATTTTCTGTAATGAGATTCTgcttatttctttattaaaactatCAAGAGCCTCCCAGTTTTTTTGTTGATCATTTGTTTCCTCAACACATCTTCAATCTTCTTTCAGATGAAGGAATGCAGATGCAGAAGAACCCCTCCAAGTGGAACGAGACCGACCTGGATGCATACGAAAGAAAGCCTCACCACACCTATGAAAGTAAGTTGCAAAATTCTCATGCTTTTTTGacagcatcatttaaaaaaaaaagttttaaactcaCTTTTGATTGCATAACATTGCATCACTCATTACTAAACATGGAGGATACATTgtgcaacatttaaaataaattattaaaaggcCCGGTTCTGTACATTCAAGTATTTTCATTCAAATTGAGTGCCTACTTTGTATTGATATCGgaataatgaaaatgataaaacaaacaattttattaaactgaactTTAGTGTATCAGACTTCACTTTGGCTGCTATATGACAGAATTCTTAAAGGgattgtttacccaaaaatgaaaattaccccataatttactcacactcaagccatcctaggtgtatgtgacttccTACTTCCTacatacaatcagagttatattaaaaaaattcctggctcttccaagctttccAATGGCAGTGGTCCagattttaaagcaaaataaagtgcgtCCATCCATGATAAAAAATTACTCCACTCAGTTCAAGGAGGTGAATAAATGCAAAGCGATGCAtttgtataagaaaaatatccatatttacaacttgaTAAACCGTCAACTTTTATAAATCTCCAGCTTCCGCTAACTGATGTACACGTGTTCACAAGTGGCCTCCAGCGGataacataatatacataaatgcTACATACTTACATAGATGGTAAGTAAATACTGAAAaagtaaaaggtaaaaaaaaataaaaaaataaattgatatagataatgcaaagaaaatgtaaataaagataaaacatgatacattttctcaaatCTATTCCAGTCACTTAGTATTGCTTCTAAATAATTTATACGACTTCAGTGTTCTAAAATTTACagtgttaatattaaaaataatatataccaAAAGTTAACCAATGTGAATTCTTTTTCAAAGATTACAAAGAGGTAACATCATGCAATAGTAGTGTAGTCCCTCTCTCAATGTGAATTCTTTCTTAATTATATGAGTTCCTCTTTTTGTTGTAGAGAATGAATGGATCAGACCATCTGTACCCAACAAAAACTGGAAAGAATCAAACCTGGACGCACCTCCTTCTGCTAAGAAGGTATGCAGACTTTGTGTTGGGCGTGAGCGTGTTTGTAATTGCCTGTggctaaagggatagtttacccagaaaggaagattctgtcattaattactcaccctcatgtcattccaaactcgtaagacctttgttaatcttcggaacacaaattaagaaatttctgATGAATTAAGATAccagctttctgaccctgcatagacagcaacagaactaccacattcaaggcccagaaaggtagtaaggagaTTGTTAAAGTAGTCCAATCTACAAGATTAccttttgtgcgcaaagaaaactaaaataacgacttaattcaacaatttcttcagTTTACGCCGCCATTCACGACAGTTCTGTGACTCatgcgtgtgcattcctctgcttgtaaacaaggcgcagTGTATGTGTGTTCTATGTCTGAACGCCGgctcctgtgtcagcagcaccacatgttagttatttgtgtttttttgctttgttttttttgcacacaaaaagtattctcgtagtttcATAACATTATgcttaaaccactgatgtcacatggactgttttaccagtGCTCgcactacctttctgggcctgggaacatttcagttgcattgctgtctttggggggccagaaagctctcggatttcatcaaaaatatcttaatttgtgttccaaagatgaacgaaggttttacaggcttggaacaacatgagggtgagtcattttttcagaatttaaattgttttgggaactatcactttaatgtgTCTTAATTTTGCTTAGGGCACTATTACAGTAAAATGTCATCGTTGGGTTAACTGAACAAATAAAATCAGGGATCTGAGCCAAAGACATTCAAGGGCAAATCCGTTGTCTTTTTCCTCGTAATTCCTTTAAAGTTGTTTGTTGCATGCTGGTTAACCACTCTGACTTTTtgaaccaataaaaaaaaaatatgttttatgacGTTCCAGGTATTAGAAACAAGTATAGACAATTCTTATATGAAACAGGTTGTCACATTTTCTTACAAGCCTGTTTCTTACTGTCTCGCACTCTCCTATTGAAGCTTATTTGTGTCacggaataaaaatataaaaaaggtaattgtgatctgacaattctgacttttcttctcacaattctgagtttatatctcaaaatggttacttttttctcacaatcttgttgggggaaaaaagtgtgagctaaaaagttgcaattactttatttttttaatctgggCGGGTTGTGGGAGCGGGGGGAAgaagtcaaaattacgagatttatttttattctgtggcagaaatgagCTTCCGTACGCTCTTTTGTGCTATCATTAAAAAAACTCTCATTCTTCAGTTTTAATTGACAGAAATTAAGTTGCAGGTGAAGGGAAAAAGTATGCATCATGTTCTCTAATTCTCAtatcttctttctctgtctctttcacaGGATACTGTGCCCCGTTCGCTCCCATCATCTCACAGCTCGCTCCCGAGGAACACTCGTATCCCAGTACCTGCTGAACTCGCCTCGAGCACTAGCTCAACTTATGGCCCTCAGCCAATCATTTCCCGTATTTCCATTCCACCTGCAAGATCTGTAGTCCGTCAGCACGGGCCGATACCACTTTCTGTCATCATGAGTCTCCAAAACCCCAACTATGCTGCGGCTGCCAGCAGATACGCCCCTGGCTTGATGGGAGAGCCCCAGCAAGGGATCTTTTACCAAAATCCTCCCCTGCCCCAAGAGTACCTGCGGCAAAATCAGACACCCCAACCTCAGCAACCTCCAAGACAACCTCCCTACTATAAAGAAGGTACCTTCTACCAGAAGAGATGAGGGGGCCAACAGGCACTTGTATACACATTTTTTGGTCTGCATCTATTaatgtattcaaaaatacattaaaaaatctggTTTATACATACAGTGACTTGAATAAACCttttaatttctgaaataaaattcatttatatatatatatattttttttttttttgaggggacaTAAAATCATAAAGGAAtcttcaaattaattatttaaataaaacatcattatgTAGTTTGGCATagtcttgtattattattattattatgtctattcttatttctttttaaactgattattaatatttacatatttatttaatattcatgacatgcatatttaatatgtatttaattttgtatattttttatatttattaatatttaaactgtCTGCCAAATCAAAATCATGTGGTTccaaccaacatgcagaaaagatgaaaataaaacaggaaatgatatcaTAGAGTGAATCCCTGCAGACCTTGTCTATTACAATATCAGATAATGTGACCATTATATGATAAAGGCAAGTTTAGTTTTAAAATGCCATCTTGTGCAGCTCCCCGAAGacgtaatatttgtattttgtaccAACCaaattgcaaataatttttggtttgttttttataagCAGTACTCCAAGCTGGAGATGTTGATGCTGAGCTTGAGAAACAGGACAAAACAGAAGGCCCTGTGTTTTCGACTGACCAAGGCATGAAACCAGAAGAAGAGGTTAAAGTGGAGGATACAGAGATGCCTCCTCGTCCTCTCAGCCCCACGCGTCTGCAGCCCATGGTAGCCCCACAGGCAGAGTTGGACACTTCCCTGGACGAGGTGATGCGTATCCGGGCCGAGTTCCCCAGGGCTCTGAAGAAACGCGGCTCAGTCGAAATTCCTCAGACCCTGCAAATTTCCCAGTCCAAGCATTACAAGCAAATGATCAATAAACTGTTTAGCAGGAAGACCATCCGTATCAAGGAAGAATCAGCTGCTGAAATGAGCAACTTACCAGATGGGGAAGAGAGTTCCAGATCTGCTGTAGCTATGGATCCAGTACCAATCACAGTGATACAGGTCTCTTCTGAACAGAGGGTGAGCGGCAGACAGATTACACATTGCTCAGATAAAGTACAGTAGATGCCAGTGACAGTTAAGAGGGTATTTTAATCTGCTTTTCAATCTTTTCTTCACTTGCAGGGTACTAACTCTATCTTACGGAAGGGCAGGAAAGCCAATAAATCCTCCAGTCGTAGGGCTCACCTTAACCCACTGGTGCTGATGTTGGATGGGTCCTTAGTAGGAGAGTTAGAAACTGTGCAGAGGGCTGCAAAGGAGGTATGTCCCACTGCTTTGGTACCTTGCGCTATGATTGCTTAGAGGTGGTGGCAACATGCATCAGCACCGTGTAGGGTTACTTTCAGGCCGGGGCAACAGAACCCAACCAAATCcacagtatatatgtgtatgtctaacagtatatatatatatatatatatatatatatatatatgaatatgtatgtgtgtatatataacagTATGTCAGTATATACCATTATTGACGATaaccattatattttaaaaaaattaaataaatactgtgataATATTACACATACACTAATATTATAAATAGTCAAGTGCCAGTAACTGGTTTGAATGATagtaattttttccccaaaaatattggTAGATATAACAATAATATCATTATTGTGCATTCTCAAACCCGATCTCACGGCATTTTGTACATAAtttactaggtggctaattcgtagGAATTTTTAAGAGTGAACACACCTAACCCCGCCCTTAAACCTACCCCTCCCCGAAATCGTACAAAATTATACGAGTAAggtcatacaaattagccaccacgtataatacgtacgaattggtcgtgagatagttGTGCTAATTGTGTAGGAAAACTCTGATATTATGACAGATCTAGTCttaatctatttaatttttacatttgaaggtaaataatttaagaattattaacataaatgacaaataaatctagcagtataaattaaaatttgatgtcgCAAAGGAATAACTATATGTGTGCactaaaataggaaaaaaaaaacagattttttattaattttctgagGCATTTCTTAAGAGAACtagaaactaaaaaactaaaatgctactgctaataataatactccacaaatatcaaaatgataataaatatgaaaatatgtcagaatcagaatcagaaagcaGAATCAGAAAAAGCTTTATTGctaagtatgcttgcgcatagaaggaatttgttttagtgacataagcttccagtacacagagacaacaacaacaacacagtaaaaaaataaaaaataaaaaactttgctGATAAATAAGCGTATAAACAATTGTGCCATAAATGATAATGGCATAGGATTGAGTAAGAtccagggatgtactaggatatggggtagcaaataaatataaggatattgcacatttttattgcataagtggggaacatttaactgttcatgaggtagattgcctgggggaagaaactgttcttgtgcctgactgtcctggtatttgcggctctaaAGCGCCGGCAAATATGTGccaatatttgcatatataaaagtactttcaaaatacatacaaatttatattgaaaatcaaaatacaaaataaaatagaaaaaaaaatagggacattttcaaaactttaataAGATTTTCACATagttaaaatgcaaaatgcatccTGCTTGTGTAGCATGTTTCATAATGTTACGTGATTCTTCAGTTCGTCATTTTAAGAGTGCACTTGTGTGTCCCTGTATAGATGAGTGACCCAAGCCAGGCTAATGATGAAGGCATCACAGCCCTTCACAATGCCATCTGTGGCGGACACTACCCCGTGGTGGAGTTCCTCGTGCGGATAGGGGCTAACGTTAGTGCTCCAGACAGCCACGGCTGGTGAGATGATCAATTTAacaagtgtatatatacattCTTATGTATTTCcatgtgtatgtacagtacatattcaCGTATGTCCTTCCGTCTCACTGCCAGGACACCCTTGCATTGTGCTGCATCCTGTAATGACCGGAAAATGTGTGAGTTTCTGGTGCGGAACGGAGCAGCGGTGATGGCTGTAACAGACAGCGATGGGGCCACAGCGGCACAGAAGTGTGATCCCTTCGCCCCGGGCTTCGAGGAGTGTGAGAGCTTCCTGAGAGGTGAGGGTGATGTcatgagaaaaattaaaacagactttACTTGTGTACACAGGTAAACCTCATTGCGCAACACAAGTTTTTACAGGTGAACACCTACATGTGTGCATATTTAGCATGTCACATTGAGCTGTACATTCCTGAATTAATAGTATCACCCTCAAATGGGTTGGAAACAACGGTCAGTACCAGTCAGTTTATTCATAAACTATTGGGTGGAGATGACATGTATACACCCTTATTGACTCACAAACAATGAGTAATTTGAGTACTGCGGTGTATGTAGAAGTTCAATTTCCTTTAGTCACCATTaagtatgtgtttttgtttaggtGTGGAGGAAATGATAGGTGTAGAGAACGGTGGGGTGGTGTACGCTCTATGGGGATATCCTGGCCAGGGTCCAGACGAACTGAGCTTCAAAGAAGGAGACATGGTGACCATCCTGCAGAAGCCTGAAGGAGTGGACTGGTGGTGGGCTTCATTGTGTGGCAGAGAGGGCTTCGTACCAAACAACTACTTTGGGGTAAGAAGAGCTCATTTACAAGAAAAATAATGGTCGGCTAGAGGTCAAGAGGTCAATATTCCTTGGCAAAAAAGAATGacataaacatattaaatgcatataataatgtaattgaaattctaaaaacaaacaaaatcaagattgactgaaatcatatttgtttgtttttttccctagctgtttttattcttcttttctttccCCATAGCTGAGTTTTATTTAAAGAGCTCACAGTATCAGAATCTTGGACCCTCTGGATCCCAAAATGAATTAtggttaaataattttatttaatatattagcaTTCCTAGATCCTAGtaataaaaaaaggcagaaaTACCAGAGCCAATTTAGCCATTGAATAATTTTGTTGGAAAATAGGGGGGCTTTAAGTAAAAAAGGTTGAGGTGTGTACACACTTAGCAGCGTTCTGCAAAATTTTACAGGTGACCGAGTCATTTAATTGGGAATCCACATGATTGTGAGTTCCACATGAGAGTGAAAACATTTCCTATGCAGATTTCCCTCGTGTTCAAATTTGTGGCCTAAATACTCTGCACtgaattcaaaatacaaaaatctgcTGGTGTCTTCCACTGCAATGTATAAATTGCTGTTTGTCTGGTCAAGTGTCGCAACCCTTTGTATTTCATACACTCCCTTGGTTAATACAGGGTCATATATGTCCTAATATTACTGTTACCAGAATGCAGTGGACAGTGAGGTTTGGCAGGTCTTCAATCGTCCTCATTCTTATTGTTCTCTCTCATGCAGCTTTATCCGAAAGTGCGGCCTAAGTCACTCTGCTGAACGCATCCACGAATAGAGATCAGTGCATCTGAATCATGTCGGCCAAGTCTAAACGCAGGTTTCACGTGTGTTTGAATATGTGAGTTTTTCCTCTTATTTCTTACCTTTAGATCATGTTTAAAGGACAGCTTTATGATGGCATTTGAAAAATGCGCACTGTACAACTTTGGAGTGTTTTTTGAACGTTGATTCAGTTTTCTCTATAGACCACCATGAAAAACTCACTTTACTGGGAATAGTGGATTTATATAGACTTTACCAAtggaaaaaaatgtcattaaaaattttGCTTGCAGGTCAGAGCATTCTATCTATTTTATATGAGGGATACAGTTTCATTGTATGAGCAAACTGAACTGGACTtgatgcataaatgcataaaagtcTCAGAATTTGTTTGCTCGGAAAGGTTCATTCTCTGTTTTGACTCATGTTTTTTAGCACCCTAAGCGGGAAGGACAGAAATTCATCAGTCTGTCGGTATTGCTTTTGTTTATGCATACTTTGCATGTAAGTGTATGAGTTGTTAATCAGTAATGTTGCATAGatacaaaaaatgctttttagaGATGTATTTGAATAACTGGTCTCCTAACTCAGCTTTGGGTTATTTAC
This genomic window contains:
- the LOC109110631 gene encoding relA-associated inhibitor-like isoform X1, with translation MNSQGSFGSNFLFQSINDDLNASLATADELSREFSSLMSEATPVVQTTTSESFGPKPQSSSSSSSSNGKDSLKSANKNGKESISTSFSFSQSSTSSLSSEPTISRKESNPDFAPAVTFRSSSPSPQQDSMKFMPSSPSPLIQQHSSFTNRKDSDSRYTFDQKTPPGSPNTKRRVVQMPLRPQDRSTRGSLGYGELSSPSFENKTSRSLLLPTPIPVSSGPRSPRLDRAPSPQPLSQPAASTLPRNFQPFRPLDEGMQMQKNPSKWNETDLDAYERKPHHTYEKNEWIRPSVPNKNWKESNLDAPPSAKKDTVPRSLPSSHSSLPRNTRIPVPAELASSTSSTYGPQPIISRISIPPARSVVRQHGPIPLSVIMSLQNPNYAAAASRYAPGLMGEPQQGIFYQNPPLPQEYLRQNQTPQPQQPPRQPPYYKEAVLQAGDVDAELEKQDKTEGPVFSTDQGMKPEEEVKVEDTEMPPRPLSPTRLQPMVAPQAELDTSLDEVMRIRAEFPRALKKRGSVEIPQTLQISQSKHYKQMINKLFSRKTIRIKEESAAEMSNLPDGEESSRSAVAMDPVPITVIQVSSEQRGTNSILRKGRKANKSSSRRAHLNPLVLMLDGSLVGELETVQRAAKEMSDPSQANDEGITALHNAICGGHYPVVEFLVRIGANVSAPDSHGWTPLHCAASCNDRKMCEFLVRNGAAVMAVTDSDGATAAQKCDPFAPGFEECESFLRGVEEMIGVENGGVVYALWGYPGQGPDELSFKEGDMVTILQKPEGVDWWWASLCGREGFVPNNYFGLYPKVRPKSLC
- the LOC109110631 gene encoding relA-associated inhibitor-like isoform X2 translates to MNSQGSFGSNFLFQSINDDLNASLATADELSREFSSLMSEATPVVQTTTSESFGPKPQSSSSSSSSNGKDSLKSANKNGKESISTSFSFSQSSTSSLSSEPTISRKESNPDFAPAVTFRSSSPSPQQDSMKFMPSSPSPLIQQHSSFTNRKDSDSRYTFDQKTPPGSPNTKRRVVQMPLRPQDRSTRGSLGYGELSSPSFENKTSRSLLLPTPIPVSSGPRSPRLDRAPSPQPLSQPAASTLPRNFQPFRPLDEGMQMQKNPSKWNETDLDAYERKPHHTYEKNEWIRPSVPNKNWKESNLDAPPSAKKDTVPRSLPSSHSSLPRNTRIPVPAELASSTSSTYGPQPIISRISIPPARSVVRQHGPIPLSVIMSLQNPNYAAAASRYAPGLMGEPQQGIFYQNPPLPQEYLRQNQTPQPQQPPRQPPYYKEVLQAGDVDAELEKQDKTEGPVFSTDQGMKPEEEVKVEDTEMPPRPLSPTRLQPMVAPQAELDTSLDEVMRIRAEFPRALKKRGSVEIPQTLQISQSKHYKQMINKLFSRKTIRIKEESAAEMSNLPDGEESSRSAVAMDPVPITVIQVSSEQRGTNSILRKGRKANKSSSRRAHLNPLVLMLDGSLVGELETVQRAAKEMSDPSQANDEGITALHNAICGGHYPVVEFLVRIGANVSAPDSHGWTPLHCAASCNDRKMCEFLVRNGAAVMAVTDSDGATAAQKCDPFAPGFEECESFLRGVEEMIGVENGGVVYALWGYPGQGPDELSFKEGDMVTILQKPEGVDWWWASLCGREGFVPNNYFGLYPKVRPKSLC